In Acidiphilium acidophilum, one genomic interval encodes:
- a CDS encoding IS4 family transposase yields the protein MGIAASKKRDGGRLKDIRAFIDELYAHDLHAKRVDSLSAATLGVMTGASLAVAMIGQALAQARGLVTKHAIKQVDRMLSNESIDVWESFARWVPHLVGSQTDIVVAMDWTDFDGDDQATLALNLVSKHGRAMPLLWLSMWKEELKDQRNAIEDTCLRRLSEVVPPGCRVTILADRGFGDHKLFAYLTELGFAYIIRFRGNIHVTDAAGETRTAADWVGKSGRARKLRGARVTASHAYQVGAVVCVHARDMKEPWCLASSDAVASAGTLIKQYSRRWTIEPSFRDVKDLRFGMGMAEIRIAEPERRDRLLLISAFAMALLTMLGTAGESLGMDRQLKSNTSKTRSHSLFRQGCMLYELIPNMPKHRLLPLMRRFTEMLRSSGIFGNSMPAT from the coding sequence ATGGGAATTGCAGCATCGAAAAAGCGTGATGGTGGGCGGTTGAAGGACATCCGCGCATTCATTGACGAGTTGTATGCCCACGATCTCCACGCCAAACGCGTTGACTCCCTGTCTGCTGCGACACTGGGCGTGATGACCGGCGCGTCGCTCGCCGTCGCGATGATCGGTCAGGCGTTGGCACAGGCGCGCGGGCTGGTGACCAAGCACGCGATCAAGCAGGTTGATCGCATGCTCAGTAACGAGAGTATCGACGTCTGGGAAAGCTTCGCCCGTTGGGTACCGCATCTGGTGGGTTCGCAGACCGACATCGTCGTTGCCATGGACTGGACGGATTTCGACGGCGACGATCAGGCAACGTTGGCGCTCAACCTGGTGAGCAAGCATGGCCGGGCGATGCCTCTGTTGTGGCTGTCGATGTGGAAAGAGGAATTGAAAGATCAGCGCAACGCCATCGAGGATACTTGCCTGCGCCGCCTGTCGGAGGTTGTCCCGCCCGGCTGCCGCGTGACCATCCTGGCCGACCGCGGCTTCGGTGACCACAAGCTGTTCGCGTATCTTACGGAGCTTGGCTTTGCCTATATCATTCGCTTCCGCGGCAACATCCATGTCACCGATGCCGCAGGCGAGACGCGAACCGCGGCGGACTGGGTCGGCAAATCGGGCCGGGCGCGCAAACTGCGTGGTGCGCGCGTCACCGCCTCGCACGCCTATCAGGTCGGTGCCGTGGTGTGCGTACATGCGCGTGACATGAAGGAGCCGTGGTGCCTGGCGAGCAGTGACGCCGTGGCGTCTGCAGGGACATTGATCAAGCAATATTCCCGGCGCTGGACGATCGAACCCAGCTTCAGGGACGTCAAGGATTTGCGTTTTGGGATGGGGATGGCTGAGATCCGCATCGCCGAACCAGAGCGGCGCGATCGGCTGCTGCTCATCAGCGCGTTTGCGATGGCGCTGCTGACCATGCTCGGGACGGCAGGCGAGAGCCTGGGAATGGATCGACAGCTCAAGTCCAACACTTCGAAGACCCGCTCACACTCGTTGTTCCGTCAGGGGTGCATGCTCTATGAATTGATCCCGAACATGCCGAAGCACCGGCTACTGCCCCTGATGCGGCGGTTCACGGAAATGCTGCGCAGCAGCGGCATATTCGGCAATTCCATGCCGGCTACGTAA
- a CDS encoding REP-associated tyrosine transposase translates to MDYRRNRVPGGCFFFTVNLYDRRSEMLVRHIDGLRAAVRGAKARAPFHIDAFVVLPDHLHCIWTLPEGDSDFSFRWNAIKIAFSRRIPAGEYRSVSRIGKRERGIWQRRFWEHTIRDDADYAAHVDYIHFNPVKHGLVAGVADWPYSSFHRAVAMGQYPVDWAGDGVVADVGGDG, encoded by the coding sequence ATGGACTATCGTCGTAATCGGGTGCCGGGCGGGTGTTTTTTCTTTACGGTCAATCTTTATGACCGGCGCAGTGAGATGCTTGTCCGACATATCGATGGTTTGCGTGCGGCGGTGCGGGGTGCCAAGGCGCGGGCGCCGTTTCATATCGACGCGTTTGTGGTGTTGCCGGATCATTTGCATTGTATTTGGACGTTACCTGAGGGCGATTCCGATTTTTCGTTTCGGTGGAACGCGATAAAGATCGCGTTTTCGCGGCGGATACCGGCGGGGGAGTATCGATCGGTGAGCCGGATCGGCAAGCGCGAGCGCGGGATTTGGCAGCGTCGGTTTTGGGAGCATACGATACGCGACGATGCGGATTATGCGGCGCATGTCGATTATATTCATTTCAACCCGGTGAAGCATGGGCTTGTGGCCGGGGTGGCCGATTGGCCGTATTCATCGTTTCATCGGGCCGTGGCGATGGGGCAGTATCCGGTTGATTGGGCAGGGGATGGGGTGGTGGCGGATGTGGGGGGTGATGGGTGA
- a CDS encoding ribonucleoside-diphosphate reductase subunit alpha, which translates to MNAMSRADQALLEPTLLETDIQLQGGHQIKVDRSRDALLTDFGRATLDDRYLMPGESYQDLFARVASYYGDDQAHAQRLYDYISKLWFMPATPVLSNGGTSRGLPISCFLNEASDSLEGIVDLWNENVWLASKGGGIGSYWGNLRSIGEKVGQNGKTSGVVPFIRVMDSLTLAISQGSLRRGSAAVYLPISHPEIEEFIEIRRPTGGDPNRKALNLHHGILISDAFMRAVEADDKWSLTSPKDGAHVRHISARALWVRILTARIETGEPYIIFSDHVNNARPEHHKLAGLEVKTSNLCAEITLPTGLDQHGQQRTAVCCLSSINLETWLEWHENPQFIEDVMRFLDNVLQDFITHAPDSMARAKYAAMRERSVGLGVMGFHSFLQALNIPFESAMAKAWNIKIFKHIRTGADLASKTLAKERGPCPDAADYGLMERFSNKMAIAPTASISIIAGNSSPGIEPIAANVFLQKTLSGSFSVRNRHLQQLLASKGRDDDATWSNITVTKGSVQHLDFLTDDEKAVFKTAFELDQRWIIEHAADRTPFICQSQSINVFLPADVNKRDLHQIHYQAWKRGVKSLYYCRSLSIQRADSISEKVEHRTHLEAANNTGHVPLPLVAATTNYEECLACQ; encoded by the coding sequence ATGAACGCCATGTCCCGTGCCGACCAGGCTCTGCTTGAGCCCACGCTGCTCGAAACCGATATTCAGCTGCAAGGCGGCCACCAGATCAAGGTGGATCGTTCGCGCGATGCTCTCCTGACCGATTTCGGCCGCGCCACGCTCGACGATCGTTATCTGATGCCCGGCGAATCCTATCAGGATCTGTTCGCCCGCGTCGCCTCCTATTATGGCGACGATCAGGCCCACGCCCAGCGCCTCTACGATTACATCAGCAAGCTCTGGTTCATGCCCGCCACCCCCGTTCTGTCCAACGGCGGCACCTCGCGCGGCCTGCCGATTTCCTGCTTCCTCAACGAAGCGTCGGACAGTCTGGAAGGCATCGTCGATCTCTGGAACGAAAACGTCTGGCTCGCCTCCAAGGGCGGTGGAATCGGCTCCTATTGGGGCAATCTCCGCTCGATCGGCGAAAAAGTCGGCCAGAACGGCAAAACCTCCGGCGTCGTCCCCTTCATCCGCGTGATGGACAGCCTCACCCTCGCCATCAGCCAGGGCTCACTCCGCCGCGGCTCGGCAGCGGTCTACCTTCCCATCTCCCACCCGGAAATCGAGGAATTCATCGAAATCCGCCGCCCCACCGGCGGCGATCCCAACCGCAAGGCCCTCAACCTCCATCACGGCATCCTGATTTCGGACGCTTTCATGCGCGCCGTCGAAGCCGACGACAAATGGTCCCTCACCTCCCCCAAGGACGGCGCCCACGTCCGCCACATCTCCGCCCGCGCCCTCTGGGTCCGCATCCTCACCGCCCGCATCGAAACCGGCGAGCCCTACATCATCTTCTCCGATCACGTGAACAACGCCCGCCCCGAACACCACAAACTCGCGGGTCTCGAAGTCAAAACCTCCAACCTCTGCGCCGAAATCACCCTCCCCACCGGGCTCGACCAGCACGGCCAGCAACGCACCGCCGTCTGCTGCCTCTCCTCGATCAACCTCGAAACCTGGCTCGAATGGCACGAAAACCCCCAGTTCATCGAGGACGTCATGCGCTTCCTCGACAATGTGCTGCAGGATTTCATCACCCACGCCCCGGACAGCATGGCCCGCGCCAAATACGCGGCCATGCGCGAACGCTCGGTCGGCCTCGGCGTCATGGGCTTCCACTCCTTCCTCCAGGCCCTCAACATCCCGTTCGAATCCGCGATGGCAAAAGCCTGGAACATCAAAATCTTCAAACACATCCGCACGGGTGCGGACCTCGCATCGAAAACCCTCGCCAAGGAACGCGGCCCCTGCCCCGACGCGGCCGATTACGGCCTCATGGAACGCTTCTCCAATAAAATGGCAATCGCCCCCACCGCCTCCATCTCCATCATCGCCGGCAACTCCAGCCCCGGCATCGAACCCATCGCCGCCAACGTCTTCCTCCAAAAAACCCTCTCCGGCAGCTTCTCCGTCCGCAACCGCCACCTCCAGCAACTTCTGGCCTCCAAAGGCCGCGACGACGACGCCACCTGGTCCAACATCACCGTCACCAAAGGCTCGGTCCAACACCTCGACTTCCTGACCGACGACGAAAAAGCCGTCTTCAAAACCGCCTTTGAACTCGACCAGCGCTGGATCATCGAACACGCCGCCGACCGCACCCCCTTCATCTGCCAAAGCCAATCCATCAACGTCTTCCTCCCCGCCGACGTCAACAAACGCGACCTCCACCAAATCCACTACCAAGCCTGGAAACGCGGCGTAAAATCCCTCTACTACTGCCGCTCCCTCTCAATCCAACGCGCCGACTCCATCAGCGAAAAAGTAGAACACCGCACCCACCTCGAAGCCGCCAACAACACGGGGCACGTGCCACTGCCGCTGGTAGCCGCCACTACGAACTACGAAGAATGCCTGGCCTGCCAGTAA